Proteins encoded in a region of the Clostridium beijerinckii genome:
- a CDS encoding nucleotide pyrophosphohydrolase, which produces MKETINRIRKFRNDRDWSQFHTPANLSKAISIEAGELLEEFLWDEENYNKEHVLEELADVMVYCIHMADSLGVDLEEIINSKMDKNEEKYPVEKAKGNSKKYTEL; this is translated from the coding sequence ATGAAAGAAACAATAAATAGAATAAGAAAATTCCGAAATGACAGAGACTGGAGTCAATTTCACACCCCAGCAAATCTATCTAAAGCTATATCCATAGAAGCAGGAGAGCTTCTAGAAGAATTTTTATGGGATGAAGAAAACTATAATAAAGAACATGTTTTAGAAGAGCTGGCTGATGTTATGGTTTATTGTATACATATGGCTGATTCATTAGGAGTAGATTTAGAGGAAATTATAAATAGCAAAATGGATAAAAACGAAGAGAAATATCCAGTAGAAAAAGCTAAAGGTAACAGCAAGAAGTACACAGAGTTATAA
- a CDS encoding cold-shock protein has protein sequence MAKVTGVVKWFDTEIGYGFISCDKGDDVFVHHSQIKDKGPDKDLHEDESVTFDIESGEKGPMATNVQRL, from the coding sequence ATGGCTAAAGTTACTGGCGTAGTTAAATGGTTTGATACAGAAATAGGCTATGGATTTATATCTTGTGACAAAGGAGATGATGTTTTTGTACATCATTCCCAAATTAAAGATAAAGGGCCTGATAAAGATCTGCATGAAGATGAAAGTGTTACCTTCGACATTGAAAGTGGCGAAAAGGGACCTATGGCTACAAATGTTCAAAGATTATAA
- a CDS encoding ABC transporter substrate-binding protein, with protein sequence MVGKRKLAMLLCTVLVGGVLSGCGQDATGSSKEKTSSSEIKNIGIIQLVQHDALDLTNKGFIDALKENGYEEGKNIKIEQQNAQGDQSNTQTISKQFVDSKKDLIFAIATPAVQAAYNATKDIPIVCSAVVDPVKAGVAKDWKSSGTNVTGTSNKTPVDKQMELLVKLIPNAKTVGVIYNSSETNAVIQVNEFKAEAEKHGITVKEIAVTNTNEINQNLASALGEIDALYTPTDNTVASSYTLVGKLCLEKNIPVIGAEDAAISKGALATLGIDYYKLGKEAGFEAAEIFEGKKPSEIEITKLSEIKVVINTDVAKKLNIKIPSDIEANAEKATGGIVE encoded by the coding sequence ATGGTAGGAAAAAGAAAATTAGCAATGTTATTATGTACAGTTTTAGTAGGTGGAGTGCTTTCTGGATGTGGACAAGATGCAACAGGATCTAGCAAAGAGAAAACTTCTTCATCAGAAATAAAAAATATTGGAATTATACAATTAGTACAACATGACGCATTGGATTTAACTAATAAAGGTTTTATTGATGCACTAAAAGAAAACGGATATGAAGAAGGAAAAAACATAAAGATTGAGCAGCAAAATGCTCAAGGTGATCAATCAAATACACAGACCATTTCTAAACAATTTGTAGATAGTAAGAAGGATTTGATTTTTGCAATTGCAACACCAGCAGTTCAAGCGGCATACAATGCCACTAAAGATATCCCAATAGTATGTTCTGCAGTAGTAGATCCAGTAAAAGCAGGAGTTGCAAAGGATTGGAAGAGTTCAGGTACTAATGTTACAGGTACATCAAATAAGACTCCAGTAGATAAACAAATGGAATTATTAGTAAAGTTAATTCCAAATGCTAAAACTGTAGGGGTAATTTATAATTCGTCAGAAACTAATGCTGTAATTCAAGTTAATGAATTTAAGGCTGAAGCAGAAAAACATGGAATTACAGTAAAGGAAATAGCAGTCACTAATACAAATGAAATAAATCAAAATTTAGCAAGTGCTCTTGGTGAAATTGATGCACTATACACACCAACAGATAATACAGTAGCTTCAAGCTATACATTAGTAGGTAAGCTTTGTTTAGAAAAAAACATTCCTGTAATTGGTGCTGAAGACGCTGCAATTAGTAAAGGTGCTCTCGCTACTTTAGGTATAGATTACTATAAATTAGGAAAAGAAGCAGGCTTTGAAGCTGCAGAAATATTTGAGGGAAAGAAGCCTTCAGAAATTGAAATAACAAAATTAAGTGAAATAAAAGTAGTTATAAATACAGATGTTGCAAAAAAATTAAATATAAAGATTCCTTCAGATATTGAAGCTAATGCTGAAAAAGCAACAGGTGGTATTGTTGAATAG
- a CDS encoding L-lactate dehydrogenase — MSIKTRKIVIVGSGNVGSHCAFSLAIQGICDEIVMIDKIEKKANAEAVDLSDTVSYLPHYVKSKKGTFKDCEDADIVVVSLGIPPEDNKSRLDYLEDTIKEVNTIINPILESGFDGIFIVISNPVDVIAHYIWKKTGFPKNKVFGTGTTLDSSRLRRILSDETGIDQKSIQAYCMGEHGDSQMVPWSHVYFGGKPLFDLMKEKTETYGRLNLDELASRTANAAYEIIAGKGCTEFGIGVGLSEIVKAILHDEKRILPASTLLEGQYGEENVFASVPVILGKNGVEEVIEISLTKKEKSQFNHTCGILKEYIEKANTI; from the coding sequence ATGAGCATAAAAACTAGGAAAATAGTAATAGTTGGAAGTGGAAATGTAGGCTCACATTGTGCATTTTCTCTAGCAATACAGGGTATATGTGATGAAATTGTAATGATTGATAAAATAGAAAAGAAAGCAAATGCAGAAGCAGTTGATTTAAGTGATACAGTTTCATATTTACCTCATTATGTAAAAAGCAAAAAAGGTACTTTTAAAGATTGCGAAGATGCAGATATTGTAGTAGTAAGTCTTGGAATTCCACCAGAAGATAATAAATCACGTTTAGATTATTTAGAAGATACAATAAAAGAAGTAAATACTATAATAAATCCAATACTAGAATCAGGATTTGATGGTATATTTATAGTTATATCAAATCCAGTAGACGTAATAGCTCATTATATATGGAAAAAAACAGGTTTTCCGAAAAACAAAGTCTTTGGAACTGGAACAACGTTAGATTCATCAAGGCTTAGAAGAATATTATCAGATGAAACAGGCATAGATCAGAAATCTATACAAGCATATTGCATGGGAGAACATGGGGATTCACAAATGGTACCATGGTCACATGTGTATTTTGGTGGAAAACCATTATTTGATTTGATGAAGGAAAAAACAGAAACTTATGGAAGGCTTAATCTAGATGAGTTAGCTAGTAGAACAGCAAATGCAGCATATGAGATAATAGCTGGAAAAGGATGTACAGAGTTTGGAATAGGCGTTGGTTTAAGTGAAATAGTTAAAGCAATACTTCATGATGAAAAGAGAATACTTCCTGCATCTACATTATTAGAAGGACAGTATGGTGAAGAAAATGTTTTTGCAAGTGTACCTGTTATATTAGGTAAAAATGGAGTAGAAGAAGTTATTGAAATAAGCTTAACTAAAAAAGAAAAATCACAATTTAATCATACATGTGGAATTTTAAAAGAATATATAGAGAAAGCCAATACTATTTAA